A single Paracholeplasma manati DNA region contains:
- a CDS encoding YbaB/EbfC family nucleoid-associated protein: MNAGMIKKLQKIQKEMQETQERLQMTEFTGTASGVRVVMLGSHQVVDIKISEELLEDVEMLQDAILAAINNAVEVVDKTTNQEMSKFTAGMGFGGF, from the coding sequence ATGAACGCAGGCATGATTAAAAAGTTACAAAAGATTCAAAAAGAGATGCAAGAAACCCAAGAAAGATTACAAATGACCGAATTTACGGGCACCGCTTCAGGTGTTAGAGTGGTCATGTTAGGTTCTCATCAAGTGGTCGACATTAAGATTTCTGAAGAGTTACTGGAAGATGTCGAAATGTTACAAGACGCGATTTTAGCAGCCATCAATAACGCGGTTGAAGTCGTGGATAAGACCACCAACCAAGAAATGAGCAAATTCACAGCTGGTATGGGGTTTGGCGGATTCTAA